A window from Armatimonas rosea encodes these proteins:
- a CDS encoding SWIM zinc finger family protein — MEVTQSYARPSHAGIDDSGALRMGLTAEASRPGVQLTAQIKDSRSYARVMLALYNVVSSDLRSKNKDHSGYQKWVEERYLEELDATLGAKLRALPGLKEKQGRLKERLKHLSREIRPLEQTIQSKDFYNKRYEYFQWLRKHDMDAWWVLDPVVSVHEDCVVFEVFSLDESSYGRVTVPWEKLEVLGDVRYGTTNVDYSSALADEMRRIRSYRPAFLSVAAEGVSIATGAGERVEKKIDLPPTWVRGFLQVQSAAVYPALEVPFSPETLSEVLAALQREREKTGPRSLRFQLTPGECPTITIEPWGTVIKERVHTYTGDSATEIRLWGRRRLLAFADLLPHADSVTARFLGTGMPSYWSITLDGHRFDIGVSGWTKNDWSSAARFDVLAATGQASDGDIAKASQELEKRLKLVPSDIADLSTETATAALQKLCATGMAMYDLADSCYRWRQLLPFPTPVSDEDQRSRLAGRIVQTGGVSFLKDTDEDEAFSTLTARTDDTTFRFRAWVRGGETRREAKFAVTLDLDNDGRVRFASCTCSFFKREKLRKGPCAHILAAVGLASQQLLGAKAAKKADTSSADAFDFTDKTFVFTGALTKFTREQAEGIVVQRGGKASGSVSKNTHYLVAGDKAGSKLAKAQELKIPVMTEDEFLALLGGSIA, encoded by the coding sequence ATGGAAGTAACACAAAGCTATGCACGGCCATCCCACGCGGGAATCGACGACTCCGGGGCGCTACGGATGGGGCTCACGGCGGAGGCATCGCGGCCGGGGGTGCAGCTCACGGCGCAGATCAAGGACAGCCGCAGTTATGCTCGGGTGATGCTGGCGCTCTACAATGTCGTGTCGTCGGACCTGCGGAGCAAGAACAAAGATCACAGCGGCTACCAGAAATGGGTCGAGGAGCGCTATCTGGAGGAGCTTGATGCCACGCTGGGAGCGAAGCTGCGTGCTCTGCCGGGCTTGAAAGAGAAGCAGGGACGCCTGAAAGAGCGACTCAAGCACCTCAGCAGGGAGATTCGACCGCTGGAGCAGACCATCCAGAGTAAGGACTTCTACAACAAGCGCTACGAGTACTTCCAGTGGCTCCGCAAGCACGATATGGACGCCTGGTGGGTGCTCGATCCTGTCGTCTCGGTCCACGAGGACTGCGTGGTCTTCGAGGTATTTAGCCTCGATGAGTCGTCGTATGGCCGCGTGACCGTCCCTTGGGAGAAGCTCGAGGTGCTCGGCGACGTGCGCTACGGGACGACCAATGTTGACTACTCCAGCGCCCTTGCCGATGAGATGCGCCGCATTCGCTCGTATCGGCCGGCGTTTCTCTCGGTGGCGGCCGAGGGGGTGAGTATCGCCACGGGAGCGGGGGAGCGGGTAGAGAAGAAGATCGACCTACCCCCGACCTGGGTGCGCGGCTTCTTGCAAGTGCAGTCCGCTGCGGTCTACCCGGCACTTGAGGTCCCGTTCTCGCCGGAGACGCTCTCCGAGGTCCTGGCGGCACTCCAGCGCGAGCGGGAGAAGACCGGCCCGCGCTCGCTGCGCTTTCAGCTCACCCCTGGCGAGTGCCCGACCATCACGATCGAGCCGTGGGGGACGGTGATCAAAGAGCGTGTCCATACGTACACCGGCGACTCGGCCACCGAGATTCGGCTCTGGGGGCGGCGGCGCTTGCTGGCCTTTGCCGACCTCCTGCCCCACGCTGACTCGGTGACCGCGCGCTTTCTAGGGACGGGGATGCCGTCGTACTGGAGCATCACGCTCGACGGCCACCGCTTCGATATTGGGGTCTCGGGCTGGACCAAGAACGACTGGTCGAGTGCGGCCCGCTTCGACGTGCTCGCTGCCACGGGGCAAGCCAGCGACGGTGACATTGCCAAGGCATCCCAGGAGCTCGAAAAACGCCTCAAGCTCGTCCCATCCGACATCGCCGATCTCTCCACGGAGACCGCGACGGCGGCGCTCCAGAAGCTCTGCGCGACGGGGATGGCGATGTACGACCTCGCCGACTCCTGCTACCGCTGGCGTCAGCTCCTGCCGTTTCCCACCCCGGTGAGCGACGAAGACCAGCGCAGCAGGCTGGCGGGGCGGATCGTCCAGACCGGCGGTGTGAGCTTCCTCAAGGACACCGACGAGGACGAAGCGTTCTCCACCCTCACCGCCCGCACCGACGACACGACCTTCCGGTTCCGGGCCTGGGTCCGTGGCGGGGAGACCCGGCGCGAGGCCAAGTTCGCGGTGACGCTCGATCTCGACAACGATGGCCGTGTGCGCTTTGCGAGCTGTACCTGCTCGTTCTTCAAGCGCGAGAAGCTGCGAAAGGGCCCCTGCGCCCATATCCTCGCCGCGGTCGGGCTGGCATCGCAGCAGCTTTTGGGGGCCAAGGCTGCCAAGAAAGCCGACACGAGTAGCGCCGATGCCTTCGATTTCACCGACAAGACCTTTGTCTTCACCGGGGCGCTCACCAAGTTCACCCGCGAGCAGGCCGAGGGGATCGTCGTCCAGCGTGGCGGGAAAGCGTCGGGGAGCGTCAGCAAGAACACCCACTATTTGGTAGCAGGCGACAAAGCGGGCAGCAAGCTCGCGAAGGCACAGGAGCTAAAAATCCCCGTCATGACCGAGGATGAGTTCTTGGCACTACTGGGAGGAAGCATCGCATGA
- a CDS encoding methylated-DNA--[protein]-cysteine S-methyltransferase, with translation MIYFTELATTLCPLRLTSHGEALTGLYLLPDHRHAPRVTPDWQEAPALPVFQQAAAQLTEYLEGKRTGFTLPLAPAGTAFQRQVWAELEQIPYGQTISYGELARRIGNPSASRAVGLANGKNPLSIIVPCHRVVGATGKLTGYGGGLERKATLLALEGITAL, from the coding sequence GTGATCTACTTCACCGAGCTTGCGACCACGCTCTGCCCACTCCGGCTGACGTCCCATGGCGAGGCGCTCACGGGCCTCTACCTGCTCCCCGACCACCGACACGCCCCCAGAGTCACCCCCGACTGGCAAGAAGCGCCAGCACTTCCGGTCTTCCAGCAAGCCGCCGCGCAGCTGACCGAGTACCTGGAGGGCAAGCGCACGGGCTTTACTCTGCCCCTTGCCCCCGCCGGCACAGCGTTCCAGCGCCAGGTCTGGGCGGAGCTGGAGCAGATTCCCTACGGCCAGACCATCTCCTACGGCGAGCTGGCACGGCGGATCGGCAACCCCAGCGCCTCACGCGCGGTCGGGCTGGCCAATGGGAAGAACCCGCTCTCGATTATCGTCCCCTGCCACCGCGTGGTCGGGGCAACAGGGAAGCTCACCGGCTACGGCGGTGGGCTGGAGCGAAAAGCTACGTTGCTCGCTCTGGAAGGGATCACGGCACTCTAG
- the rph gene encoding ribonuclease PH encodes MPRVDGRGNLDLRVVKIERGFMPNAEGSCLISMGNTKVICSATVEERVPMWLKGRGEGWVTAEYAMLPRSGKDRKPRDTGKPDGRSVEIQRLVGRSLRAVVDLKALGERMITLDCDVLQADGGTRCASITGCYVALAEALQTLRLKKPALTDSVAAVSVGILGGVELLDLCYEEDSRAMVDMDIVATGAGKYVEVRGTAEGRPYDRKQMDRLLDTANVGLETLFRKQREALGEILAP; translated from the coding sequence ATGCCTAGAGTGGACGGTCGAGGTAACCTTGACCTACGGGTGGTAAAGATCGAGCGTGGCTTCATGCCCAATGCGGAGGGATCGTGTCTGATCTCGATGGGAAATACGAAGGTCATTTGCTCGGCGACGGTAGAAGAGCGGGTTCCTATGTGGCTAAAAGGACGAGGTGAGGGCTGGGTGACAGCGGAGTACGCAATGCTCCCTCGTTCTGGCAAGGACCGCAAGCCGCGCGATACCGGCAAGCCCGATGGGCGCTCGGTGGAGATCCAGCGGCTGGTGGGACGGAGCCTGCGTGCCGTGGTGGACCTCAAGGCCCTGGGAGAGCGGATGATCACCCTCGACTGCGACGTGCTCCAGGCGGACGGGGGAACCCGGTGCGCGAGCATCACGGGCTGCTATGTCGCTCTTGCCGAGGCGCTCCAGACACTCCGACTGAAAAAGCCCGCACTGACCGACTCGGTTGCCGCAGTCTCGGTGGGGATCTTGGGCGGCGTGGAGCTGCTCGATCTCTGCTACGAGGAAGACTCCCGCGCGATGGTGGACATGGACATTGTCGCCACGGGGGCGGGTAAGTATGTCGAGGTGCGTGGCACGGCGGAGGGGCGCCCCTACGACCGCAAGCAGATGGACCGCCTGCTCGACACCGCCAATGTGGGGCTGGAGACCCTCTTCCGCAAGCAGCGTGAGGCCCTCGGCGAGATTCTCGCACCGTAG
- the murI gene encoding glutamate racemase, with protein sequence MLGVFDSGLGGLTVVREIQALLPTMAIAYVGDSCHAPYGSRPEEELRRLSLGQAEFLLAEGCTALVIACNTATAAAAGYLRERFPTTPIIGMEPAVKPAAAATKTKTVGVLATVGTLQSARFAALLDRFASDITVLTRACPGWVEAVEAGAFDTPETRALLRRDVEPLLAAGADTLVLGCTHFPALREPLQKLVGPEVALIDTGSAVARRVVELVKPTQMPGLLLYTSGNPTVFSRSAQAILSAEQRPSVLPLVWKNGRLENA encoded by the coding sequence ATGCTCGGGGTTTTTGACTCGGGGCTGGGGGGCCTGACGGTCGTCCGGGAGATCCAGGCGCTCTTGCCGACGATGGCAATTGCCTATGTCGGTGACTCTTGCCACGCCCCCTACGGTAGCCGCCCCGAGGAGGAGCTCCGTCGCCTCTCCCTGGGCCAAGCCGAGTTTCTGCTCGCGGAGGGCTGCACGGCGCTGGTAATCGCCTGCAACACCGCCACGGCCGCCGCTGCCGGGTATCTGCGCGAGCGCTTTCCCACCACTCCCATTATCGGCATGGAGCCCGCAGTCAAGCCCGCCGCCGCCGCCACAAAGACCAAGACTGTCGGAGTGCTCGCCACGGTCGGAACCCTCCAGAGTGCGCGCTTTGCCGCGCTCCTTGATCGCTTTGCGTCGGATATCACGGTCCTCACGCGTGCCTGTCCGGGCTGGGTCGAGGCGGTGGAGGCGGGAGCGTTCGATACCCCCGAGACACGCGCCCTCCTACGGCGCGATGTCGAGCCCCTGCTGGCAGCTGGTGCCGATACCTTGGTGCTGGGCTGTACCCACTTTCCCGCCCTCCGTGAGCCGCTACAGAAGCTGGTTGGCCCTGAGGTCGCGCTCATCGACACGGGCTCTGCTGTGGCACGTCGTGTGGTCGAACTTGTGAAACCGACACAAATGCCGGGGCTTTTGCTATATACTTCTGGCAATCCGACGGTGTTTTCTCGTAGTGCACAGGCTATACTGAGTGCGGAGCAGCGGCCGAGTGTGCTGCCGCTGGTCTGGAAGAATGGAAGGTTAGAGAATGCCTAG
- a CDS encoding GerMN domain-containing protein has protein sequence MSNQKRIFLVLFSLLAGMGLGALALLSGRSKPVYVSPYQPGSTPPPDAPGPTPEPIVSLPTPSPTEPGQAGAEKKNTVTVYRIVDGPDGPVLRPETKEAVGDDFTRLAAAIASMAQGENPPLPKDTRLLRLKVTGDTALLDLSPELKENFSGGDRAELLVVNALVAVGAQLPGIKQVQIFVDGQAIESLGGMQSLLEPFPVPKK, from the coding sequence GTGTCGAACCAGAAGCGTATTTTCCTTGTTCTCTTCTCTCTGCTCGCGGGCATGGGGCTGGGCGCTCTCGCGCTGCTCTCCGGTCGCTCTAAGCCGGTCTATGTCAGCCCCTACCAGCCCGGATCGACCCCGCCGCCGGATGCACCGGGGCCCACGCCCGAGCCCATTGTCTCTCTCCCCACCCCCTCCCCAACAGAGCCGGGCCAGGCCGGAGCCGAGAAGAAAAACACAGTGACGGTCTACCGGATCGTGGATGGCCCCGATGGTCCCGTCCTGCGCCCTGAGACCAAGGAGGCGGTGGGGGACGACTTCACCCGGCTGGCCGCGGCGATTGCCTCCATGGCCCAGGGAGAGAACCCGCCTCTGCCGAAGGACACCCGGCTCCTGCGCCTGAAAGTAACCGGTGACACCGCGCTCCTCGACCTGAGCCCCGAGCTCAAGGAGAACTTCTCCGGCGGGGATCGCGCCGAGCTCCTGGTGGTCAATGCCTTGGTTGCCGTGGGGGCACAGCTTCCTGGGATCAAGCAGGTGCAGATCTTTGTCGATGGCCAGGCGATCGAGAGCCTGGGCGGGATGCAGTCCCTGCTCGAGCCCTTTCCCGTTCCGAAAAAATAG
- a CDS encoding N-acetylmuramoyl-L-alanine amidase encodes MPQRKIGAVVAAGLAGLSLGLPAQAQKSKPKPTPGTLWASRFGGTIRVLYGAMPLPVANPSRMPYRDSRDNAICVAPESLAPLGIVATVEGSSVKLSCADRNLVMVGARQGPFERSGGVFVDVVEVLKSMGIASLSYDAESTTLTVRSILLAVGLQGDSLRVSAGLPISPKVTLEREGLRAIVDISGATLGELPRQLAQTSPKILGVRTQQLDENTARLIVDLAEPLALTWSEGKPTLNAVIAAPGTPTLSEGSLPPVAVAPKPTPTVGKPSLPAPMVLRGVAATAVGDDRLRFALEVNRLPAVRPTLQNETLTLDMGNIYLSESAKSAAAALAEVKHPLIKSAHLVPVGASAARLVVELASQVGFTIKHSKGGGLLLDLLTPRKTDGPLAGKTIVVDPGHGGSSSPGNRGDDGVFERSLTLPIGLMVAQNLEAMGANVVVTRDSDFDPGLEERAIIANRVNADIFVSVHLNDGRPNRTVRGIEVYFHRQEETSRDLARFIGAKVKEKVGEALPLRGARSDSVNAPEKGYAILRNSQMTGVLVELGYMSNGSDYAALKNPTVQQQAAEGIAEGIADYFAANPARFTKYVKPQPRREYGLPSLTVAPENQVPENSVK; translated from the coding sequence ATGCCGCAGAGGAAAATAGGCGCTGTTGTTGCTGCCGGACTTGCGGGGCTGTCTCTCGGGCTCCCCGCACAGGCGCAGAAATCGAAACCCAAGCCCACGCCGGGGACACTCTGGGCGAGCCGATTTGGAGGGACCATCCGGGTTCTCTATGGAGCGATGCCGCTTCCGGTCGCCAACCCGAGCCGTATGCCGTATCGGGACTCCCGGGACAATGCCATCTGTGTGGCACCAGAGTCGCTTGCTCCCTTGGGGATTGTCGCCACGGTCGAGGGCAGCTCGGTGAAGCTCTCCTGCGCGGACCGAAACCTCGTGATGGTGGGGGCGCGGCAGGGGCCGTTTGAGCGCTCGGGGGGAGTCTTTGTCGATGTGGTCGAGGTGCTGAAGTCCATGGGGATCGCCTCGCTCTCCTACGATGCCGAGTCCACGACCCTGACCGTCCGCTCGATCTTGCTGGCGGTGGGGCTACAAGGCGACTCGCTGCGGGTGAGTGCTGGCCTGCCGATCTCTCCCAAGGTGACCCTAGAGCGCGAGGGGCTTCGCGCTATCGTGGATATTTCAGGGGCGACTCTCGGGGAGCTGCCTCGCCAGCTGGCCCAGACCTCGCCAAAGATTTTGGGGGTGCGCACCCAGCAGCTCGATGAGAACACCGCGCGGCTGATCGTCGATCTGGCCGAGCCGCTGGCGCTGACCTGGAGCGAGGGTAAGCCAACCCTCAATGCCGTGATCGCCGCGCCGGGCACCCCGACCCTCAGCGAGGGAAGCCTGCCTCCGGTGGCGGTCGCGCCCAAGCCCACACCGACCGTCGGGAAGCCGTCGCTGCCGGCCCCGATGGTGCTGCGGGGGGTGGCTGCGACGGCGGTGGGCGACGATCGCCTGCGCTTTGCCTTGGAGGTGAATCGCCTCCCCGCGGTGCGCCCAACCCTCCAGAACGAGACCCTCACCCTGGACATGGGTAATATCTACCTCTCGGAGTCTGCCAAGAGCGCCGCGGCGGCGCTGGCCGAGGTCAAGCATCCCTTGATCAAGTCTGCGCACCTCGTGCCGGTTGGGGCAAGCGCGGCGCGGCTGGTGGTGGAGCTGGCGAGCCAGGTCGGCTTCACGATCAAGCACAGCAAGGGCGGTGGGCTCCTCCTAGACCTGCTGACGCCGCGCAAGACCGATGGCCCCTTGGCGGGGAAGACCATTGTCGTGGACCCCGGGCATGGGGGCAGTAGCTCTCCGGGGAACCGAGGCGACGACGGGGTCTTTGAGCGGAGCCTGACCCTCCCAATCGGGCTGATGGTGGCGCAGAACCTAGAGGCGATGGGGGCCAATGTGGTGGTCACCCGTGACTCCGACTTTGATCCCGGCCTGGAAGAGCGTGCCATTATCGCCAACCGGGTCAATGCCGATATCTTTGTCTCCGTGCACCTCAACGACGGTCGGCCTAACCGCACGGTGCGGGGGATCGAGGTCTACTTCCACCGCCAGGAAGAGACTAGCCGTGACCTTGCCCGCTTTATCGGGGCCAAGGTCAAGGAGAAGGTCGGGGAGGCGCTTCCCTTGCGAGGTGCCCGCTCGGACTCCGTGAATGCACCGGAGAAAGGCTATGCGATCCTGCGCAACTCCCAGATGACCGGGGTTCTTGTCGAGCTGGGGTACATGAGCAACGGTAGCGACTACGCCGCCCTCAAGAATCCCACCGTGCAGCAGCAGGCAGCCGAAGGGATCGCGGAGGGGATTGCGGACTACTTTGCCGCCAACCCCGCCCGTTTCACCAAGTACGTCAAACCGCAGCCACGCCGCGAGTACGGGCTGCCCTCCTTGACCGTCGCACCCGAGAATCAGGTGCCGGAGAATTCGGTAAAATAG
- a CDS encoding LL-diaminopimelate aminotransferase codes for MPQRASRLDLIPPYLFGEIARLKAKARAEGKDLIDFGIGDPDQPTPQPIIDKLYEFAQDPETHRYDESDQGDPGLTVAACQWFGNRYGVTLDPKSEIVLLIGSKEGLAHLCWAYINPGDVALIPDPNYTVPKVQTLLAGGVPYLMPLTAENNFVPDLTAIPSETAKKAKLLFLNYPHNPTGATAPLSFFEEAVRFAKEYDLLICNDCAYAEVGYNGYRPPSILQAEGAKDVAIETHSLSKTFNMTGWRIGFAVGNADAIASLNKMKSNIDSKQFSAISRAAGWALLNADNSETLALYDTRRKLLIDGLNSLGWNLPYPKAGFFVWIPVPEGHDSMSFSKLLLEKAGVLVIPGVGYGENGDKYVRMSLTIAGDKAGERVTEAIGRIREALK; via the coding sequence ATGCCACAACGTGCTTCCCGACTGGATTTAATCCCCCCGTATCTCTTTGGCGAGATCGCTCGCCTCAAGGCCAAGGCCCGCGCTGAGGGTAAGGACCTGATCGACTTCGGTATCGGTGACCCCGATCAGCCCACGCCCCAGCCCATTATCGACAAGCTCTACGAGTTCGCACAGGACCCGGAGACGCACCGCTACGATGAGTCCGACCAGGGCGATCCGGGCCTGACGGTCGCGGCGTGCCAGTGGTTTGGCAACCGCTACGGCGTGACGCTGGACCCGAAATCGGAGATCGTACTGCTGATTGGCTCCAAAGAGGGCCTCGCGCACCTGTGCTGGGCCTACATCAACCCCGGCGATGTCGCGCTGATCCCGGACCCGAACTACACGGTGCCCAAGGTGCAGACACTCCTCGCGGGTGGTGTCCCCTACCTGATGCCCCTCACCGCAGAGAACAACTTTGTCCCCGACCTGACCGCGATCCCCAGCGAGACCGCCAAGAAGGCCAAGCTGCTCTTCCTGAACTACCCGCACAACCCGACCGGCGCGACCGCTCCCCTCTCGTTCTTCGAGGAGGCCGTGCGCTTTGCCAAGGAGTACGATCTTCTGATCTGCAACGACTGCGCCTACGCCGAGGTCGGCTACAACGGCTACCGGCCACCGTCGATCCTGCAGGCCGAGGGCGCAAAGGATGTCGCCATCGAGACGCACTCGCTCTCCAAGACCTTCAACATGACGGGCTGGCGCATCGGGTTTGCGGTGGGCAACGCCGACGCTATCGCGAGCCTGAACAAGATGAAGAGCAATATCGACTCCAAGCAGTTCTCCGCGATCTCCCGCGCTGCGGGCTGGGCGCTGCTCAACGCCGATAACTCCGAGACCCTGGCCCTCTACGACACGCGCCGCAAGCTCCTCATCGACGGCCTCAACTCCCTGGGCTGGAACCTTCCCTACCCCAAGGCGGGCTTCTTTGTCTGGATTCCCGTCCCCGAGGGCCACGACTCGATGAGCTTCTCCAAGCTACTTCTGGAAAAAGCGGGCGTCTTGGTGATCCCCGGAGTGGGCTACGGCGAGAACGGCGATAAGTACGTCCGTATGAGCCTCACGATTGCCGGCGACAAGGCCGGCGAGCGCGTCACCGAGGCCATCGGCCGCATTCGCGAGGCGTTGAAGTAG
- a CDS encoding isoaspartyl peptidase/L-asparaginase family protein has protein sequence MGSLEISRNDSVVQDAVLVIHGGAGTILEENLTPEREAACWAGLRAALERGYGLWRDGADALTIVEQTVRVLEDDPIFNAGRGAVLNSQGIAELDASIMRGVDRMAGAITGVTTIKNPISLARAVLEKTPFVFLNGHGAEELAATLDEIEVVGQDYFFTDERWRQLQALKASNSVSLSEDNKFGTVGAVARCRENHLAAATSTGGMTNKRHGRIGDSPVIGAGTWADDATCAISATGHGEFFIRTAVAHEIAARMRHAKESVGVAANTVIHQELLSIGGLGGVIALAANGEAALPFNTAGMYRGVIAADGTIATAIYGKTAP, from the coding sequence ATGGGAAGCTTAGAGATTTCGCGAAACGATTCGGTGGTGCAGGATGCGGTCCTGGTGATTCACGGGGGCGCGGGGACGATCCTGGAGGAGAACCTGACCCCGGAGCGCGAGGCGGCGTGCTGGGCGGGACTGCGGGCGGCGCTGGAGCGTGGCTACGGGCTCTGGCGCGACGGTGCCGATGCGCTCACGATTGTCGAGCAGACCGTGCGGGTCCTGGAGGACGATCCCATCTTCAATGCAGGCCGCGGGGCGGTACTCAATAGCCAAGGAATCGCGGAGCTGGACGCGTCGATCATGCGTGGCGTTGACCGGATGGCGGGCGCGATCACGGGCGTGACAACCATCAAGAATCCGATCTCGCTGGCACGGGCGGTGCTTGAGAAGACCCCGTTTGTCTTTCTCAACGGGCACGGCGCTGAGGAGCTAGCCGCGACCCTGGACGAGATCGAGGTTGTCGGGCAGGACTACTTCTTCACCGACGAGCGCTGGCGGCAGCTCCAGGCGCTCAAGGCGAGCAACTCGGTCTCGCTCTCGGAGGACAATAAGTTTGGGACGGTCGGTGCGGTGGCGCGGTGCCGGGAGAACCACTTGGCCGCCGCGACCAGCACGGGGGGAATGACCAACAAGCGCCACGGGCGGATCGGGGATAGCCCGGTGATTGGGGCAGGCACCTGGGCCGACGATGCAACCTGCGCGATCTCAGCGACCGGCCACGGGGAGTTTTTTATCCGCACCGCAGTCGCCCATGAGATCGCCGCCCGGATGCGGCACGCCAAAGAGAGCGTGGGAGTGGCCGCCAACACCGTGATCCATCAGGAGCTTCTCTCGATTGGCGGACTCGGCGGCGTGATCGCGCTGGCGGCCAACGGCGAGGCGGCGCTTCCCTTCAACACGGCGGGAATGTACCGGGGGGTGATCGCCGCCGACGGGACTATCGCGACGGCGATCTATGGGAAAACTGCCCCCTAA
- a CDS encoding GHMP kinase, which translates to MHLRSHAPARIDFGGAWTDVDLYARDFGGVVFNATINQYVTGEQIVTDEGMQVRYGFSLPTGSGLGTSAALNVCWFGLIGGGSDRRKVAEQAYGLEELLGILGGRQDQYAAAFGGFNLMRFAGGSQVEVEPVALPPETITALEARSVLVYTGTPRLSGNIHESVWGGYRAGRTETVAAFHGLREVGLALPEALKNGNVTEFAALLGRNWTCQKNLDPSVSNPQIEQLFATAQSAGALGGKACGAGGGGCLYFVTEEGQQAAVVDALVTAGARHIPFAFEFDGLRVAAD; encoded by the coding sequence ATGCATCTCCGCTCCCACGCTCCGGCCCGTATCGACTTCGGCGGCGCTTGGACCGATGTCGATCTCTACGCCCGTGATTTCGGCGGCGTGGTCTTCAATGCCACGATTAATCAGTACGTCACCGGCGAGCAGATCGTTACCGACGAAGGCATGCAGGTGCGCTATGGCTTTTCGCTTCCCACCGGCTCTGGGCTAGGGACGTCGGCGGCGCTGAATGTCTGCTGGTTCGGTCTGATCGGGGGCGGGAGCGACCGGCGCAAAGTGGCGGAGCAAGCCTACGGCCTCGAGGAGCTCCTGGGAATTCTGGGGGGGCGGCAGGACCAGTACGCCGCGGCGTTTGGTGGCTTCAACCTCATGCGCTTTGCGGGCGGCTCTCAGGTCGAGGTCGAGCCCGTTGCCCTTCCGCCAGAGACGATCACCGCCCTCGAAGCGCGGAGCGTCTTGGTCTACACCGGGACGCCGCGCCTCTCGGGCAATATTCACGAGAGTGTCTGGGGCGGCTATCGCGCCGGTCGCACGGAGACAGTTGCCGCGTTTCATGGCCTGCGCGAGGTCGGTCTCGCCCTGCCCGAGGCGCTTAAAAACGGTAACGTCACCGAGTTCGCCGCGCTCCTCGGTAGGAACTGGACCTGTCAAAAGAACCTCGACCCGAGTGTCTCCAACCCCCAGATCGAGCAGCTCTTCGCCACGGCACAGTCCGCGGGAGCCTTGGGCGGAAAGGCCTGTGGCGCGGGCGGCGGGGGCTGCCTCTACTTTGTCACCGAAGAAGGCCAGCAAGCCGCCGTCGTAGATGCGCTGGTTACCGCTGGGGCGCGCCACATCCCCTTCGCCTTCGAGTTCGATGGGCTCCGGGTCGCCGCCGATTGA
- a CDS encoding aspartate aminotransferase family protein, with protein sequence MDADALTADVAEKYQKFVNPTALALLKIAGFDKVEWEGSGATLRDAHGTEYIDCLGGYGTFSLGHANPRVVAAVTEQMQRLPLSSKTFLNKPLADLAALLAAITPGNLQYSFICNSGAEALEGAIKFARMTTGRTKIISAEGSYHGKTLGALSASGRDTYKTPFAPLLPGFVHVPFGDSEALAVAVDGETAAILLEPIQGENGIRIPPDGYLKAARELADKHGALLILDEVQTGLCRTGKLFACDWEGVAPDIMTLAKSLGGGVMPIGAIVGTQRVWDAVFRENPYLHTSTFGGNEAACVAGLTALTIMQEDNLAEQSRVKGEKLLAGLKGIQEKHPALIMEVRGRGLMIGVEFSDSDIQKLAIGSLVENGVVVAYTLNNTKIMRVQPPLVITDEQIEKVIAAFDQALTDTADVLSLLD encoded by the coding sequence ATGGATGCAGATGCCCTCACCGCCGATGTTGCGGAAAAGTACCAAAAGTTCGTCAACCCAACCGCCCTCGCGCTCCTCAAGATCGCGGGCTTTGACAAAGTGGAGTGGGAAGGCAGTGGAGCCACCCTCCGCGATGCCCATGGCACCGAGTACATCGACTGCCTCGGGGGCTACGGAACCTTCTCGCTCGGACATGCCAACCCCCGCGTGGTCGCTGCGGTTACCGAGCAGATGCAGCGCCTCCCGCTCTCGTCCAAGACCTTTCTCAACAAGCCCCTCGCCGATCTGGCGGCCCTCCTAGCCGCGATTACCCCCGGCAACCTGCAGTACAGCTTTATCTGCAACTCCGGGGCAGAGGCACTGGAGGGGGCGATTAAGTTTGCGCGCATGACCACGGGGCGCACCAAGATTATCTCCGCCGAGGGCTCCTACCACGGCAAGACCCTGGGTGCTCTCTCCGCCTCGGGCCGCGATACCTACAAGACCCCGTTTGCGCCCCTGCTCCCCGGCTTTGTCCATGTTCCCTTCGGCGATAGCGAGGCCCTCGCGGTAGCGGTCGATGGTGAGACTGCGGCGATCCTGCTAGAGCCGATCCAGGGAGAGAACGGGATCCGCATCCCCCCGGATGGCTACCTAAAAGCCGCGCGCGAGCTCGCCGACAAGCACGGTGCGCTGCTGATTTTGGATGAAGTGCAGACAGGCCTCTGTCGTACGGGCAAGCTCTTTGCCTGCGACTGGGAGGGGGTAGCCCCGGACATCATGACCCTAGCCAAGTCGCTGGGCGGCGGCGTGATGCCGATCGGGGCGATCGTGGGAACGCAAAGGGTCTGGGACGCGGTGTTTCGCGAGAACCCGTATCTCCACACCAGCACCTTCGGCGGCAACGAGGCAGCCTGTGTGGCGGGGCTCACGGCCCTGACCATCATGCAAGAGGACAACCTTGCGGAGCAGTCCCGGGTCAAGGGCGAGAAGCTGCTGGCCGGGCTGAAGGGCATCCAGGAGAAGCACCCCGCCCTGATCATGGAGGTCCGCGGGCGCGGCCTGATGATTGGGGTGGAGTTCTCGGACTCGGATATCCAGAAGCTAGCGATTGGCTCGCTGGTGGAGAACGGCGTTGTCGTTGCCTACACGCTCAACAACACCAAGATCATGCGGGTCCAGCCGCCGCTCGTCATCACCGACGAGCAGATCGAGAAGGTAATCGCCGCCTTCGACCAAGCCCTCACCGACACGGCAGATGTGCTGAGCCTGCTGGATTAA